In the Flavobacteriales bacterium genome, ATGCCTACAATGCGATTTATCCGATCGCACGATGAAGCTTTTCAAGTAACTCTATCCGGAGTAATACGAATAGACCAGGTTGGAAATGTAAATTCCTTCCCTGTCCCAATGATTTCTTGGATGAAAAGTTTTTAGGGCTACCTACTTCCAAGGTTCTAGCTTTTCTTTATGAAAAGCCATATTCCATAATTCTTTCATCAAGAAATGAAAATGGAGTGCGACCATCGGAGCATTTAAAGCCTTTCTCTCTACCGCTGTACTTCTTCTTTGAAATCGATAGCCAACACCTGTACCTAAAGAGAGCCATCTTAAAAGTCTATACTCTGCTGCAAAAGATATTTCGGCCATCTTAGATACTCCCGAATCATACTCATGAAGTCGACCCAATGCATCCTTATAGCTCCTTGAAAGAGTACCTCTTCCCCAATGAACCGGTGCAGACAGCTGCAATCTATTAGAAGTGTAAAATATAGGTTCATAGAATAAGCAGAAATATTCGTAATCAAAATATATCCGTTTCAAACCTGGTTGAGTAAATGGATCTAACTCTACGCTTATTTCTATAGGTTCTTTCAATTCATGAAAGCTTATTCCAAATCGATGTCTATCGAAAGCCTCCCAACCTATTCTAAATCCGCCAAATTTTACTGTTTGATTAAATGCAAAAGAAGTACGGCCATCTCCACCAATGTAGAGTTTCCCTTTTTTAAGACCATCCTCTAAACCTTTGGAAGCAGATTCTGAAGGTTTCTTGATAAGTAAGTCGTCTCCTGCCCATCCGGTAAAGGATGTAATACATAAAAGCAATCCTATAATTAAAAACCTCCGTGTCATCAAATCAAATTTACCGAAATCAACAGGACTTATTATTTTTACACGAGTAAATTCTTAACTACTTTAGAACAACATCTTTCATTAATCTCAATCTAACATGTCTAAGCACGCAATTATCAAGGAAAGTCCCATTCATGGCAAAGGCGTTTTTGCGTCACGAAACATCAAATCCGGCGAGACCATTGCAACTTGCCATGTATTACTCTTGTCGCATCATGAAGAATTGCCAGAAAGTATTGCAACCTTACAATTCCCGTGGAGCGATGACTTTTACGCTTTATGTATTAGCAGTATTGGAAGTTTCTTTAACCACAATAAAGATGCAAGTGCGAAAGTAACCGCACAGAATCCAGAAACGGAAACACAAGACTTTATTGCAACTAGAAACATTGAAGAAGGAGAAGAAATAACAATTTTCTACAATCAAGAATTCGAAGACTATATCCAATAAAAAGGGTAACCCATATGGACTACCCTTCTTATTCGAAATTAAATTTCTTTATGCAGCGCCTTGACCAGCTTCTGCAACCGTGTGATCGTTCTCAACAGAACTACCACTTACACCTACAGCACCGATAATGTCACCAGCAGCATTTTTAATTGGAATACCACCTGGGAAAGTAATTAACCCACCATTAGAATGTTCGATGTTATATAANTCACCACCTGGTTGAGAAAGAGAACCAATGATACCTGTGTTCATATCGAAGAATCTAGCAGTCTTTGCTTTTTTGATAGAGATATCTAATGACCCTAACCATGCTCCGTCCATTCTTGCAAATGCTACCAAGTTAGCTCCAGCGTCAACAACAGCAATATTCATTTTAGTATCGATCTCTACAGATTTAGCTTTTGCAGCAACTATTACTTGCTCAGCTTGTTCTAATGTAATATTCATAATTCTAGTTTTAACGTTTAATTATTAAGGGTGGTAAATATAACATTGATTCAATTAATTATTACAACTTGTTCATTCCAATATTGGAATGATATTTCTAGTTCAGAAGCCTTCTCTCTTGGAGGAATAATTCGATGTTCTAAAAAATCCGTTG is a window encoding:
- a CDS encoding SET domain-containing protein-lysine N-methyltransferase; translation: MSKHAIIKESPIHGKGVFASRNIKSGETIATCHVLLLSHHEELPESIATLQFPWSDDFYALCISSIGSFFNHNKDASAKVTAQNPETETQDFIATRNIEEGEEITIFYNQEFEDYIQ
- a CDS encoding heme-binding protein — protein: MNITLEQAEQVIVAAKAKSVEIDTKMNIAVVDAGANLVAFARMDGAWLGSLDISIKKAKTARFFDMNTGIIGSLSQPGGXLYNIEHSNGGLITFPGGIPIKNAAGDIIGAVGVSGSSVENDHTVAEAGQGAA